A genome region from Triticum aestivum cultivar Chinese Spring chromosome 2B, IWGSC CS RefSeq v2.1, whole genome shotgun sequence includes the following:
- the LOC123040158 gene encoding protein GOS9, translating into MSTYGVKVGMFGGSNGDVYDITELTNSAPSSLRSLEIWSTSGHEGIINAISFTFVDSKNNMNKAGPWGTPLPGQKSKTIHLTNVRITELSGYSYGGYITSLTFRTTDAQKHHGPFGKVRPKAGVDTHFRIPLMNGSIVAFCAQADDYLSAIGAYLKI; encoded by the exons ATGTCGACATATGGGGTGAAGGTTGGTATGTTTGGTGGGTCAAATGGTGATGTCTACGACATCACCGAATTGACAAATTCTGCGCCGTCAAGCCTTAGGAGCTTGGAGATTTGGAGCACGTCGGGCCACGAAGGGATCATCAACGCCATATCCTTCACCTTCGTCGACAGCAAAAACAATATGAACAAAGCAGGTCCATGGGGCACCCCGCTTCCTGGCCAGAAGAGCAAG ACTATTCACTTGACAAACGTGCGTATCACCGAGCTGTCTGGCTACTCCTACGGTGGATACATCACCTCGCTCACCTTTCGCACCACCGACGCCCAGAAGCACCATGGCCCGTTCGGAAAAGTGAGGCCAAAAGCCGGCGTGGACACCCATTTCCGCATCCCCCTCATGAATGGTTCTATCGTCGCCTTCTGCGCCCAAGCCGATGACTACCTCAGCGCCATTGGTGCTTATCTCAAGATCTGA